The following proteins are co-located in the Gorilla gorilla gorilla isolate KB3781 chromosome 7, NHGRI_mGorGor1-v2.1_pri, whole genome shotgun sequence genome:
- the C7H8orf33 gene encoding UPF0488 protein C8orf33 homolog, which yields MAALGHLAGEAAAAPGPGTPCASRRPRLPGPVSSARNPSTVCLCPGQPTCSNADSRAHPLGDEGGTASKKQKNKKKTRNRASVANGGEKASEKLALEEVPLSAEAQAQQLAQELAWCVEQLELGLKRQKPTPKQKEQTIGAIRTLRSKRTPLPRKRQLMHSLFGDYRAQMEAERCEALRALRAAAYSAQVQPVDGATRKKSQRVCRPRPTWRAKATLDMPDEEFRFNFF from the exons ATGGCG GCCCTGGGACATCTTGCTGGGGAGGCAGCGGCGGCCCCAGGCCCGGGTACTCCCTGCGCGTCCCGCAGACCCCGGCTTCCCGGCCCGGTTTCCAGCGCCCGGAATCCTTCCACTGTCTGTCTCTGCCCAGGGCAACCTACGTGCAGTAACGCTGACTCCAGAGCGCACCCGTTAGGCGATGAAGGCGGCACAGCGtcgaaaaaacaaaagaataagaagaaaaccCGGAACAGGGCCTCTGTGGCAAATGGAGGCGAGAAGGCCTCAGAGAAACTCGCCCTAGAAGAAGTTCCCCTAAGCGCTGAGGCCCAG GCACAACAGTTGGCCCAGGAATTGGCTTGGTGTGTGGAGCAACTGGAGCTGGGCCTCAAGAGGCAGAAACCCACCCCGAAACAGA AAGAGCAGACTATTGGAGCAATCCGAACCCTGCGCAGCAAAAGAACGCCCCTGCCCCGGAAGAGGCAGCTGATGCACTCCTTGTTTGGAGACTATAGGGCTCAGATGGAAGCCGAACGGTGTGAGGCCCTGCGGGCTCTCAGAGCTG CTGCTTATTCAGCCCAGGTGCAACCTGTAGATGGAGCCACCAGAAAGAAGAGCCAAAGGGTCTGCAGGCCTCGCCCTACATGGAGAGCCAAAGCCACTCTGGACATGCCTGATGAAGAGTTTAGGTTCAATTTCTTTTAG